The Paenibacillus uliginis N3/975 genome has a window encoding:
- a CDS encoding carbohydrate ABC transporter permease: MQSKTIKESGSDRLFTIFNYVMLSIVLIVVLYPLIYVVSASFSSSSAVLSGKVWLWPVEPTLEGYKAVFKNAMVVKGFMNTIFYTLAGTAINLVLTVMAAYPLSRKDFKGRNVFMLLFVFTMLFNGGLIPTYLIVKDLNMIDTVWAMLIPAALSVWNVIIMRTYFQTTIPSELLEASQLDGCSDFRFLRSIVLPLSGPILAVIALFYAVGHWNQYFNAMIYLKRADLYPLQLVLRDILVQNEVNIEMLGDAKTAAARQGLRELLKYSLIVVTSVPLLVVYPFLQKFFVKGVMIGSIKG; this comes from the coding sequence ATGCAATCGAAGACAATAAAAGAATCGGGCTCCGACCGCCTGTTTACGATCTTTAATTATGTCATGCTCTCCATTGTTCTCATCGTTGTTCTTTATCCGCTAATTTATGTTGTAAGCGCTTCATTCAGCTCGAGCAGTGCGGTGCTGTCCGGTAAAGTGTGGCTTTGGCCCGTTGAACCGACGCTGGAAGGCTATAAAGCTGTATTTAAAAATGCCATGGTCGTCAAAGGCTTTATGAACACCATTTTTTACACATTGGCCGGTACTGCCATTAACTTGGTGCTTACCGTCATGGCGGCATACCCGCTCTCACGCAAAGACTTCAAGGGACGTAATGTCTTTATGCTGCTGTTCGTATTCACGATGCTGTTTAACGGAGGACTCATACCGACTTATCTGATCGTGAAGGATCTTAACATGATCGACACCGTGTGGGCCATGTTGATCCCGGCGGCACTGTCCGTGTGGAATGTCATTATTATGCGTACTTATTTCCAGACGACGATTCCTAGTGAACTGCTGGAAGCGTCCCAATTGGATGGATGCTCGGATTTCCGCTTTTTGCGAAGTATTGTACTACCGCTCTCGGGTCCCATTCTGGCAGTCATTGCATTGTTCTACGCTGTCGGACATTGGAATCAATATTTCAACGCCATGATTTATCTGAAACGGGCGGATTTGTATCCGCTGCAACTGGTGCTACGCGATATTCTCGTTCAGAACGAGGTTAATATCGAAATGCTCGGTGATGCCAAGACCGCAGCAGCCCGCCAAGGTTTGCGGGAATTGCTGAAATATTCACTGATTGTAGTGACCTCGGTTCCGCTGCTTGTTGTGTATCCGTTTCTTCAGAAGTTTTTTGTTAAAGGCGTTATGATCGGTTCCATAAAAGGATAA
- a CDS encoding GNAT family N-acetyltransferase, producing the protein MIDLKLITDENKEECLLLRPQKFQERFVASNANSLKKAEQEPTSRPYGIYAENVMVGFALFDEELYPDDGYFWICRFMIDERYQRKGYGRAALGEILRKMKSHPTCTKIRISHVPDNSVVNHLYKQFGFVETGEEIDGETVLDLMV; encoded by the coding sequence ATGATCGATTTGAAGTTAATTACGGATGAGAATAAAGAGGAATGCCTGCTTCTAAGGCCGCAGAAATTTCAAGAGAGATTTGTTGCTTCCAATGCAAACTCTTTAAAGAAAGCGGAGCAAGAGCCTACCTCTAGACCCTACGGTATTTATGCCGAGAATGTCATGGTTGGTTTTGCTTTATTTGATGAAGAGCTTTATCCTGACGACGGCTATTTCTGGATCTGCCGATTTATGATCGATGAAAGATACCAGCGGAAAGGGTACGGAAGAGCGGCACTTGGAGAAATTTTACGCAAAATGAAGAGCCATCCTACATGCACCAAGATTCGAATATCTCACGTGCCCGATAATTCTGTGGTGAATCATCTGTATAAACAATTTGGATTTGTGGAGACCGGAGAAGAGATCGACGGAGAGACCGTGCTGGATCTCATGGTCTGA
- a CDS encoding VWA domain-containing protein, whose product MSTMSDPTMISRWRLILGQSAETQLAGYSPEGNIQLSEEELIMDRALAAIYDNTDSAAEAGGASSGQRGAGQGKSAPRLAQWLGDVRSFFPEDVVSIIQNDAMERKGWKQLLFEPEVLATVKPDIQLVGTLLSLKGKIPEKTKDTARLLVKAVVDELVERMQEDIRRAITGALNRRQHTPLPSLSGIDWKRTIQRNLKNYDSDRRQIVPERFYYFDRAKRSKEWTVIVDIDQSGSMAESVIWASVIGSIFASIPSLDTRVVVFDTEVVDLTEQCANDPVDMLFGIQLGGGTDIHKSVAYCEQFIEEPKKTLFIIISDLYEGGNQAGLIRRMRELRESGVKTMCLLALSDEGKPFYDEGVAKSLSRDGTPCFACTPALLPQLVEGALKGQDLAELAKRLGTKGI is encoded by the coding sequence ATGAGTACGATGTCAGATCCCACGATGATATCACGATGGCGACTCATACTCGGCCAGTCGGCGGAAACACAGTTAGCGGGCTATAGCCCTGAAGGAAATATACAGCTGTCGGAGGAAGAGTTGATTATGGACCGGGCGCTGGCAGCCATTTATGATAATACGGATAGCGCAGCGGAAGCCGGAGGCGCGTCCTCTGGTCAGAGAGGAGCGGGACAAGGAAAATCAGCCCCCCGCCTCGCTCAGTGGTTAGGGGACGTTCGGTCATTTTTCCCGGAGGATGTCGTATCTATCATTCAGAATGATGCTATGGAGCGGAAGGGATGGAAGCAGCTGTTGTTTGAACCGGAGGTTCTGGCCACGGTCAAGCCGGACATTCAATTGGTTGGCACGCTGTTGTCACTGAAAGGCAAAATTCCCGAGAAGACGAAGGATACGGCTCGTTTGCTTGTAAAGGCAGTCGTGGATGAACTGGTCGAGCGGATGCAGGAAGATATCCGCCGAGCGATTACCGGCGCGTTGAACCGTAGGCAGCATACGCCCCTTCCTTCGCTCAGCGGCATAGACTGGAAGCGGACGATTCAGCGGAATTTGAAAAATTATGATTCTGACCGTAGACAGATCGTGCCGGAGAGATTTTACTATTTCGACCGGGCAAAGCGCAGCAAAGAGTGGACCGTCATTGTGGATATCGATCAGAGCGGATCGATGGCGGAATCCGTCATCTGGGCTTCGGTTATCGGCTCTATATTTGCAAGTATTCCGTCGCTGGACACCCGTGTGGTTGTATTTGATACGGAAGTCGTCGACTTGACTGAGCAGTGTGCCAATGATCCGGTGGATATGCTGTTCGGAATTCAGCTCGGCGGCGGTACGGATATTCATAAATCAGTAGCTTATTGTGAGCAGTTTATTGAAGAACCGAAGAAGACACTGTTTATTATCATCTCGGACCTGTACGAGGGCGGTAATCAGGCAGGTCTGATCCGGCGTATGCGTGAATTGCGGGAATCGGGAGTCAAAACGATGTGCCTGCTCGCGTTGTCCGATGAAGGCAAGCCATTCTACGATGAGGGGGTCGCTAAATCATTGTCTCGTGATGGTACGCCGTGTTTCGCATGCACTCCTGCGCTGCTCCCGCAGCTGGTGGAAGGAGCGCTTAAAGGGCAGGACCTGGCTGAGCTCGCGAAGCGGCTCGGCACAAAGGGAATTTAA
- a CDS encoding ABC transporter permease, whose product MGWKNIRVKWQLYALFSLPLLYIIIFKYVPMYGASIAFKEFNVTKGIGGSAWVGFAHFERFFHSHEFWRLLRNTLSISFYTLIASFPFPILLALGLNYVRNKRFKNMVQMVTYAPYFISLVVLVGLLLQFLDPRTGLINTILGWIGIGPFHFMAEASWFQSIYVWSHVWQNVGFSCIIFLATLAGIDPALHEAAVIDGATKVQRMRHIDLPGIMPIAVILLILNTGQMLETGFEKILLMQNALNLRSSEVIDTYVYKVGLVSQAMNFSYATAIGLFKAVIGFILLLIVNQTAKRLKQESLW is encoded by the coding sequence ATGGGCTGGAAGAATATAAGAGTCAAATGGCAGCTGTACGCACTCTTCTCACTGCCGCTGTTGTACATTATCATTTTTAAGTACGTGCCTATGTACGGAGCGTCGATTGCCTTTAAAGAATTTAATGTAACCAAGGGAATCGGAGGGAGCGCGTGGGTAGGTTTCGCTCATTTTGAGCGGTTCTTCCACTCACACGAGTTCTGGAGACTGCTGCGGAATACTCTATCCATTAGCTTTTACACGCTGATTGCCAGTTTTCCGTTCCCGATTCTGCTTGCGCTAGGACTGAATTATGTAAGAAACAAGAGATTCAAAAACATGGTTCAGATGGTGACGTACGCACCATATTTTATTTCACTCGTTGTTCTTGTCGGTCTGCTCCTTCAGTTTCTGGATCCTAGAACAGGGCTGATTAACACCATTCTTGGTTGGATCGGCATCGGACCGTTTCATTTTATGGCGGAGGCGTCCTGGTTTCAGTCTATCTATGTCTGGTCTCATGTATGGCAAAATGTCGGATTTTCCTGCATCATATTTTTGGCAACGCTTGCAGGGATTGATCCTGCACTACATGAAGCGGCTGTTATCGACGGAGCAACCAAAGTGCAGCGTATGCGGCATATTGATCTGCCGGGCATTATGCCGATCGCGGTTATTTTGCTCATACTGAACACGGGGCAAATGCTGGAAACAGGCTTTGAAAAAATACTGCTTATGCAAAATGCGCTGAATTTGCGTTCGTCGGAAGTCATTGATACGTATGTGTACAAGGTCGGATTGGTCTCTCAGGCCATGAACTTTTCATACGCCACAGCGATCGGTCTGTTCAAAGCGGTCATTGGATTCATTCTGCTGCTAATTGTTAATCAAACAGCCAAACGGCTTAAACAGGAAAGCTTATGGTAG
- a CDS encoding helix-turn-helix domain-containing protein: MKDTSGKQASLLIRFFVPYALILFSALLVGWFAYNKTSDLVESETMKSSTAVLGQIREALDRRLAEIETIARQMSSEPKVQSFQFVKDPFGGKNPYSLWDLEKSLFDYRMFNHFIVDYYVAFKNNGMFISPRKVYTMKQFYDLQLHYDGLTQEEWRSRLFDTYHYKTYMPGTPVVYEGKHYSVVSFMQSFGLKGSGGVITVLINNEQIQEMLRNIDSEQGGFAYIADQNGNLISHIGLDEDSINLKALPTKGGFSQLTWNGQEMLVTETTSAYNGWTYVSAQPKAVVLEKAYYIKELTLTVFLLALILGLMIAAYFAYRSSRPFLKLLQMLPVSRTEDNPHVLRNTVDYIRSSVSDLIERHDALKGRLDEQLPQMRSVFFDRLLKGGYTSMQDVEAALEHSRIDLRSSQYAVVILRLRGYHAPYNEEILTEMDIVKLGIRDRIEESLHHCVIVHDLGENLLALMLHDTEINSDDFMIKMRSLLREIYEDLTGETGAGLYLAAGGVQTRLTELYRSFSEAKFVLQHASWHESDPILYHEDIELTVPSYFYPSDVELRLIQLVKSGNKAETEQHLQQIQEKNAGDRQLPLVVERLFAHELCGTLIKCCEQAAGADIAEEAETVLKASDPVLPPAEAIEMLCASLLSLCLKNEERKKSHNDDLTNRLIAYIDVHYPESELCLTVLAREARTSEAYVSYFFKEQTGLNFSDYLENIRMREAKRLLLESGKPVSEIAASVGYLSLNTFSRAFKRANGISATEYRRNHEAG; this comes from the coding sequence GTGAAAGATACGTCCGGCAAACAAGCATCATTACTTATCCGTTTTTTTGTTCCTTATGCGCTAATTCTGTTCAGCGCGCTGCTTGTCGGCTGGTTCGCCTATAATAAGACCTCCGACCTTGTCGAGAGCGAGACGATGAAGAGCAGTACCGCCGTATTAGGCCAAATCCGGGAAGCATTGGACCGGCGTCTTGCCGAAATCGAGACAATTGCGCGGCAGATGTCCAGTGAACCGAAGGTACAATCTTTTCAATTCGTTAAAGACCCTTTCGGAGGCAAGAATCCATACAGTTTATGGGACTTGGAGAAAAGCCTGTTTGACTACCGTATGTTCAATCATTTTATTGTGGATTACTATGTTGCTTTCAAAAACAATGGGATGTTTATCTCCCCACGAAAAGTATATACGATGAAGCAGTTTTATGACCTGCAGCTTCATTATGACGGTCTTACGCAGGAAGAGTGGCGGAGCCGGCTGTTTGACACCTATCACTATAAAACCTATATGCCGGGTACCCCGGTCGTATATGAAGGGAAACATTATTCCGTTGTGAGCTTTATGCAATCTTTTGGGCTTAAAGGCAGCGGGGGGGTAATCACGGTTCTCATCAACAATGAGCAGATTCAAGAGATGCTTCGAAACATCGATTCTGAACAGGGAGGATTCGCCTATATTGCTGACCAGAACGGAAACTTGATCAGCCACATCGGATTGGACGAAGATTCGATTAATTTGAAAGCGCTTCCCACAAAAGGGGGCTTCTCCCAGCTGACATGGAATGGTCAGGAAATGCTTGTGACCGAGACCACATCTGCTTATAACGGGTGGACGTATGTATCCGCACAGCCGAAAGCGGTTGTACTCGAAAAAGCGTATTACATTAAAGAGCTTACGTTAACCGTATTTCTGCTTGCGCTTATTCTGGGCCTCATGATCGCAGCCTATTTTGCTTACCGGAGCAGTCGCCCGTTTCTCAAACTGTTGCAAATGCTTCCGGTTTCCCGCACGGAGGACAACCCTCATGTACTTCGTAACACGGTGGATTATATCCGCAGCTCGGTATCTGATCTGATCGAAAGGCATGATGCTCTGAAAGGACGGCTTGACGAGCAGCTTCCGCAAATGCGGAGTGTTTTTTTCGATAGGCTACTTAAAGGAGGATATACCTCTATGCAGGATGTAGAGGCGGCTTTGGAGCATTCGCGGATCGATCTCCGTAGTTCGCAGTATGCTGTCGTTATTTTGCGTCTCCGTGGCTACCATGCTCCTTATAATGAAGAAATATTGACAGAGATGGATATCGTGAAGCTGGGTATCCGTGACCGGATTGAGGAGTCTTTACATCACTGTGTCATCGTGCATGATTTAGGAGAGAACTTGTTGGCGCTAATGCTGCATGATACAGAAATCAACTCGGATGATTTTATGATTAAGATGAGGTCACTGCTGAGAGAAATTTATGAAGATCTTACAGGAGAAACGGGTGCTGGACTTTATTTGGCTGCTGGCGGCGTACAGACCCGGCTGACGGAGTTGTACCGGTCTTTCAGTGAAGCCAAATTTGTTCTGCAGCATGCCAGTTGGCATGAGAGTGATCCGATTCTTTACCATGAGGATATAGAATTAACGGTTCCCAGCTATTTTTATCCTTCAGATGTGGAGTTACGATTGATTCAGCTTGTAAAGTCGGGCAACAAAGCGGAAACAGAACAGCATCTTCAACAAATTCAGGAGAAAAATGCGGGGGATCGGCAGCTGCCGTTGGTCGTGGAAAGGTTGTTTGCTCATGAATTATGCGGCACATTGATAAAGTGCTGTGAACAAGCTGCGGGTGCTGACATAGCCGAAGAAGCGGAAACGGTATTAAAAGCTTCGGATCCGGTGCTTCCTCCTGCCGAGGCCATCGAAATGTTATGTGCTTCCCTGCTGAGTCTGTGCCTTAAGAACGAAGAGCGAAAAAAAAGCCATAATGATGATTTAACAAATCGTCTGATTGCTTATATCGATGTGCATTATCCGGAAAGTGAATTATGCTTGACCGTATTGGCTCGTGAAGCGCGTACCTCAGAGGCGTACGTGTCGTATTTCTTCAAGGAACAAACAGGACTTAATTTCTCCGATTACTTGGAGAACATTCGCATGCGAGAGGCCAAGCGGCTCTTATTAGAGAGTGGTAAGCCAGTCAGCGAAATTGCGGCCTCTGTTGGCTACTTATCGCTAAATACGTTCAGCCGGGCGTTCAAGCGTGCCAATGGCATCAGCGCGACGGAATATAGGCGAAATCATGAGGCTGGATAA